aaaaaatgtattgatGCTGTGatatttaatatcttattaTAGAATCAATAGGACAAAAAATTGAATAGTAAAGAGTTTTAGAAttcagataaagaaaaatatcttataatgtCCTTTTTTTTGCCATTTCTGTACGTATggagaatgaaaaatatattaatgttgaTATTTTCGTATTCTAAGCTaactttttacaataaaaaaaaaaaaactagttctAAGCTAATTTGACCAAATATGTAGTAGAAGAAAGAGGAAAGTTGTTGAATAGAATGAATAGGAAAATATCTTCACcgtttatctttaaaaaaaaattactcctatttaattaaatagaatgaataggaaaatacataaaaaaaaaagagttaaatgTTATCATCAAACTTGATGCAATCAACCGCTGGATAAATTATTCAACTTAAACAATAGTTGTGGGAgcataaaaagttataattaaataacaatataatatattatgatataaaaattcattatattacatatatttGATAAAGTATTTaggttaatttataatttgttttagtagctgaaaatttgattgaacagttggaataagaataaaataaattataaatataaaaacaatgcGTAAAATTCCAAAAATGGGCATGCTAGTAGTACACTTGTGAATCTTTTTATCCTTAGACTTTTCACATGTTATTTCTATCCCATCTCTAGCTAAAGCTAGCACTAACCTGCTCACAGCACCAATCACACCTCTTATTTGCGTCATCACCGTTGTTGAATCAGAGAGTCATGGCCGCCATCTGCGCGCATAACAGGTGAGATCAtatgtaaataattattattacattatattatatGCGTAcgtatttaatcataaatcctatcatttattcttcaatcaacaataaacaacttattttcttgTATACTACGATTGCATTAACTTGACTTTGACTTCATTTCGGAAGTGAAATTAGCCCCACCTCCTTTTTATAATGCAATTTGCAGATAGCAAGAGTGCCCGCTGGAAACGGAAACAATAAGATTTCCTTTTAGCAAAGCAAAGGAGCATATTTCGCAGCCACGTAGTACGTATGTTATTCTTATATGTTTCAGCTCACCGCTTGGTCCACAAAACTGCATGCTTAAACGTTAGGAATAAGtagtaatcaatttaattgtAGGTTTATGTAAACTGATTCGCATTATTTATAAGTTAAATGGGTTCAGTTTATCACTCATAAACCAATCCATTAATTCACAACAGTTAAAtttctcaaaaaatattttaaattagaaaaaaattgtgaaaagtgAGTAACaatttacaaaaattgaaaaaaaatatatatattatgtcgACCGACGCGTGAGTTAACTCATTTAACAGGATATTTAGgcgaatttattaaatatagacacagttaatttaattattcgGTCTTTGTGCAGTGGTATCGTATAGGTTGGGGAAACCCGCATTATCCTTTTGTATTTATCAGAAAGGTAATGGTCCCTCTTGCTTTAAAAATTACTGGTACTTGTACTATCAATTATATGTCAGGTTATGAGTTTTTCGATCCaattaattgaattagtttGAGTTATACAATTATCCAATGAAAAAAActgataaatattattaatatactcTTTACACATTATTTTcaataagttttaaaatgacatgaatttaatttcttatttaattaacaCACATTTTTCCTTATATTAAtagttttgataattttaaataataaaaataattgagttaaaaaacatattaaaaaaatagattcctAAAATGCACTTTTATACATAGGTTTTCAACTTTTCCTATccaagagcacaaaatttctcCATTTTAACTTCGACTCCATGTAGCTTTCACCTAATCAATTCAGTAGGTTTCACCTAATGAAGACATTGATCAAGCTCACACACCATCAATTATTACCTCCTTCCTATAACCATGATAATGCACAGggataaaaatattcaataaatataaaatattaccaTTATCTTTGgacaaaatattcttatttaatattttctctatcatattattttgacattttagtaaaaataattgttccattttatttgtcattttataatattaataaaatattttttattatatgtttaactatttattatcgaatgaaaaataagagaaatatacatgagagaatataattaaaaatggaaaacaagagatatattaaaattttatagtatAATATATGAAATCTAACATACtagattaatttcttaatttctgCAACAGAAtctcaaatttcaaataatgtttcattagactttaaatattaatattatgttaagataaaaaaaaagaataaaacatcAATACTTATGAAATGGAGATAATATGTATTTACAATAGTATTAACATTTACCTGGACAAGAAACAAGTAATTTGACTAATTAGATGCCAACCTTTCAAGGCACACAACTCCAATCATAAAGAACGAAGTGGTTATGCCTAATCTAACGTAGAATTCAACTGGATTTCTTATCTTAACTAAATTCAACTGAATTTCTAATTAGATATTAATTTCACTCGCAGCACTTGCAGTTCCTCTTCCTCCAACATAATAGTATTAACATttacagtattttttttaattttaaatattttatcaatgtcgtttatttttttttttattttcttatcatattacacacaatatcatttttttttcttttttctttttaggtgTTGATAGGTTAACTGGGATgatcatcaaatatttttatcattttccgATAAAATATGACGGGAATTTAAGATAGTATTTGAAAAGCAAAGCTAAGAACTgagaagaaatgaaaataaaaaggatagcATAGTGCCATAATGGAAGCTTGAGAAGGAAGTGgtccaaagaagaagaaagatgaaggAGAACTACTCATACCAATCGTATCCAGATTCAGGCGAGTCCTCTCCACGCTCCAGAGAGATCGACTTCGAGAACCCTCCTCCATGGGACCACCAAAACTACAAAGCCAAGTTCATCTGCAGCTATGGCGGCAAGATCCACCCACGCTCCCACGACAACCAGCTCTCCTACGTCGGCGGCGACACCAAAATCCTCGCCGTCGACCGCTCCATCAAGTTCCCCGCCATGCTTGCCAAACTCTCCGCCCTCTGCGACGCCCAAGACAACAACATCACCTTCAAGTACCAGCTCCCCGGCGAAGACCTCGACGCTCTCATCTCCGTCACCAACGACGACGACCTTGACCACATGATGCACGAGTACGATCGCCTCTACCGCGCTTCCGCTAGACCCTCCCGCATGCGATTATTCCTCTTTCCTTCCGATACTCCTCCTTCGCCTCCACCTGCTTCTGCTCCACCTGATACCGTTATCAAACCTAATAACGTCGATTTTCTCTTCGCTCTCGAAAAAAACGTCGCCGTCCCTGCTCCTCCGCCTCCTCAGCCACCACCGGTTTCTGTCAAATTTAATGATCCGCTGCCGGAGCCTGTGGCGCCGCAGCCGGAGTACCGGTCGCGGTTGAATTTTAACCCTGCGGTTTCGGATCCAAGCGCGATTCAGCGCCAGTTGCATCAATTGCAAATTGCGGAGAACGAGAAAGCTTCGTATCGGAGGAAGAACGAGGATAATTACCCTGCCGGTGATTACTACGTTCAGAAAATGCCCGAGAAGTTCCCGCCAGCGAATTTTCCGGCAAGCGCACCGGGTTATTGGCCTGAAAAACATGTTTCCGGCGAGGCTTATCCGCCGGCGGTTACGGCAACGTCCGGCGGAGGGGAACCGTCGGTTCATATGATTCCGGCGCCGGGGACGTTCTATCATGCACCAGTTATGCGGCCTCCGGCCACTCAGGGATACTACGCAGTGCAACAAATGGGTTCTGATAATTACCGTGAAGCACCGGTTTATGGCGGTGTTCCGCCGCCTAAAGCGGCGATTCCGGCTAGCTTGGCGCCGGCGCAGCAGCCGGTTAAGGCTCCCGCGTATACGGAAGGATTCGGAATGGTTCGGCCAGGTGGGATGCTGGATAATACGGTTGGTCCGTACTCGCAGGTGGCGTACGATAGTGCGAGTGGGAGACAGGTTTATTATACTGTGCCGGGTGGTGGGGTAGTGCACGCTCCTCCGTACCAAGGGGTTTTTCCGCCCGTAACCGCAGATATGAGACCGGGTGTGGTGTCGTTGGGTCAGGATGTTAAAGTCATAAACAAGGTTACTCAAGGTTCAGTGTGATCATTATCgacccaaaaataataataataataatagttcaGTGTGATTATGATTATGGTTTATCGCtacatatctttttattttcttttttgttactaTCTTGTTCGTAATCCTATTTATGTAATAGGGATATTATTAGCTTTTTAGTTTTTCGTTTGCTATTGTTGTACACAATATGTCGATGATGATCATAACTTATATCATATTCCTATGGTTTTGTGTAGATTTCTTTCTGTGCTGCTAATTTGGGTCTTGATATTTCTTCTTACTTTCTTTTAACAATTATACTTGAATTAATTTCCAAGATTTCATTGTCTTATTGAGTGTGAGTGCGACATCAGCAGAATTCGGTCGCCATGGATAAGGGCCTGTCAAATGTTGAATCATATGCTCTTCCTTCTCTCATTTCCATCTTTAGCAATAATGTTTTCCGTGCTTGCTTTCTTGGTAGTTGGTTGGTAGGATCTCCTATAGGTTCTTTGTTGCCccttattattaaatatatatgtatgtatgtaccTACCTTAGATTAACGAATAAACACTACCAAGCATCCTgtttaattaagaaaacataaaaagaaaaaacttggtAGGCATTTTCACTCTTCTCGCCGATTCATGTCTATTCATTCCTTGTCTTTGTTTGGCCTCGATCTAGAGATATGCTTCAACAATATATACATGCCTCTACCTTTAAGATGTTTGGCCtctaatattttgatttaataaataaatttacacaTTTCCACTTTATAAATCTATTcatttacatatttttctttttattgtttgCTACTCTTAAATTGAGTTTAGAGTATATCCTCCTAAGACTCTCTCAAAATTTGAATGTTGAATGTCATGATTAAAAGtttcctcttttctttgtaAAATAGTTACCATCATTTGAAGTCCTTTCTATTTGACATCGATCGATCAGTTAAGGTAACTTAGAAACGCTTTCTGCATATTCAATTGCTACTTGTTGGAGGgtcttctttttgttctttaaagccaatttattgtttttaactttacaaagatattttatttatcatcatTAATCACAGTAATCGGTATACTTGTCTACTTGATCTGTACTTATGATCGCATCTTAACTTATAATTAGCAAGTATCGCTGATACTGAGAGAAGAATTCAGACAATGTGAAGTTTTAAAAAGATCATTCAGTGAAAACAGataaaagttgaataagcaaaaatAGTTGTTCAAAATGGCAGAAAGGGCTTTCACATCTGCACATTAAAAAATTGTCACGGTCTTGGTCCACCTTCTATCCTAGACTTTGAGTGTGCATCAAAGGCTACAAAAGGGAACAAAAGTGTTGCAATCACACCTCTGATATTATGGCCAATTAAGATAATTTTGTATACAACCTTTTTGGTTTCCCCTATAGATATAGTACCAGCGTTTGACGTGTGCGCGGGGTTTAGTTAGACGCTCACAtccaaaatgataattttatttcattatgctagaaaaacaaaaaggggaGCCATAACAGGTGGAAATTTCGTTTTTCCAATACCATCCATGTGTGCGTTTTCTCAAGAATCAAACGCCCATGATTTCCCCCACCACGTCTTCCTTTGAATTTAAGTAGAGGGGTGAGTCTCTTTCACCCCAAtttttcttcaagattcattatGGCTTCACACTAGCACAAGTCGCTATTTGATGACATACTTCGAGGCACCGTGATGCAGGCGCCAATCTGTATTGGAAAGGTGGAGGGAGTTATTACTATATTTTGATTACTACATATCAATAGATGGCAACAAGTATCTTGAagatattggttaaaaaatattatgaaca
This region of Glycine soja cultivar W05 unplaced genomic scaffold, ASM419377v2 tig00001627_1_pilon, whole genome shotgun sequence genomic DNA includes:
- the LOC114404157 gene encoding leucine-rich repeat extensin-like protein 2 produces the protein MKENYSYQSYPDSGESSPRSREIDFENPPPWDHQNYKAKFICSYGGKIHPRSHDNQLSYVGGDTKILAVDRSIKFPAMLAKLSALCDAQDNNITFKYQLPGEDLDALISVTNDDDLDHMMHEYDRLYRASARPSRMRLFLFPSDTPPSPPPASAPPDTVIKPNNVDFLFALEKNVAVPAPPPPQPPPVSVKFNDPLPEPVAPQPEYRSRLNFNPAVSDPSAIQRQLHQLQIAENEKASYRRKNEDNYPAGDYYVQKMPEKFPPANFPASAPGYWPEKHVSGEAYPPAVTATSGGGEPSVHMIPAPGTFYHAPVMRPPATQGYYAVQQMGSDNYREAPVYGGVPPPKAAIPASLAPAQQPVKAPAYTEGFGMVRPGGMLDNTVGPYSQVAYDSASGRQVYYTVPGGGVVHAPPYQGVFPPVTADMRPGVVSLGQDVKVINKVTQGSV